In Cryptomeria japonica chromosome 10, Sugi_1.0, whole genome shotgun sequence, a genomic segment contains:
- the LOC131035463 gene encoding citrate-binding protein-like, producing MTGAILRVTAAYFRRCNLQEDDTLPSEPVNVKRLLRHNGFLRANADPTQGFTEVALNENNFDIQKPYDKEVSERYSFIDGVHFMWVYKDDKPHSTDSHTSPRTEILTGHDYTEGVWQLEGDMYVPQGTSGVCVMQVFGGAQHATSMMLLVSNGNLRHYNDQVVASDIYDRWIHLNVIHNAEEGKINVFVDGTQKAVVNDGGHANHFFKCGVYANNNASPCMESRWKNIKLWTK from the exons GCCCTCGGAGCCTGTGAATGTCAAACGTCTTCTTCGTCACAACGGATTTCTTC GTGCAAATGCAGATCCAACTCAAGGCTTTACAGAAGTGGCTTTAAATGAGAATAATTTTGACATACAAAAACCATATGATAAGGAGGTATCCGAGCGCTATAGCTTCATTGATGGCGTCCATTTCATGTGGGTTTACAAAGACGACAAACCCCACTCTACTGACAGTCATACCAGTCCCAGGACAGAAATCCTGACA GGACATGACTATACAGAGGGAGTGTGGCAGCTCGAGGGGGACATGTATGTACCGCAGGGAACGTCGGGAGTGTGCGTGATGCAGGTTTTCGGCGGTGCTCAACATGCCACGTCGATGATGCTGCTGGTTTCCAATGGAAATCTTAGGCATTACAATGACCAAGTGGTGGCGTCTGATATTTATGATCGCTGGATTCATCTCAACGTTATCCACAATGCAGAGGAAGGGAAAATAAATGTGTTCGTGGATGGGACGCAGAAGGCAGTGGTTAACGACGGAGGTCATGCCAACCATTTTTTTAAGTGTGGAGTGTACGCTAATAATAATGCTTCACCTTGCATGGAGTCTCGCTGGAAAAATATCAAGCTGTGGACCAAATGA